One Stigmatopora argus isolate UIUO_Sarg chromosome 12, RoL_Sarg_1.0, whole genome shotgun sequence genomic window carries:
- the spsb4a gene encoding SPRY domain-containing SOCS box protein 4a isoform X2, translating into MGQKISGGVKSVDGRAESGGGGDGSGGAGGSPSYRPALQRGHRAEPRGPDFSKPPRLDLLLDMPCAGPDARLRHAWNADDRSLNIFIKEEDKLTFHRHPVAQSTDCVRGRVGYTRGLHVWRIHWPCRQRGTHAVVGVATAQAPLHSVGYTALVGSDRESWGWDLGRNRLYHDSKNRAQGSPPTYPAFLEPEEAFALPDSLLVVLDMDEGTLSFVVDGQYLGVAFRGLKGKKLHPIVSAVWGHCEISISYINGLDPPLTGTEVLNKLQEVT; encoded by the coding sequence ATGGGCCAGAAAATCTCGGGCGGCGTCAAGTCGGTGGACGGGCGCGCggagagcggcggcggcggcgatggtAGCGGTGGTGCCGGTGGCTCTCCGTCCTACCGTCCGGCGCTCCAGCGCGGTCATCGGGCGGAACCCAGGGGACCGGATTTCTCCAAACCCCCCAGGCTGGACCTCCTCCTGGACATGCCGTGCGCCGGTCCGGACGCGCGTCTGCGCCACGCGTGGAACGCCGACGACCGCTCGCTGAACATTTTCATCAAGGAGGAGGACAAATTGACGTTTCACCGCCACCCGGTGGCGCAGAGCACCGACTGCGTCCGGGGGCGGGTGGGCTACACGCGGGGGCTCCACGTGTGGCGCATCCACTGGCCCTGCCGGCAGCGCGGCACCCACGCCGTGGTGGGCGTGGCCACCGCCCAGGCCCCCCTGCACTCGGTGGGCTACACGGCCCTGGTGGGCTCGGACCGCGAGTCCTGGGGCTGGGATCTGGGCCGGAACCGCCTGTACCACGACAGCAAGAACCGGGCCCAGGGCTCGCCGCCCACCTACCCGGCCTTCCTGGAGCCCGAGGAGGCCTTCGCCCTGCCGGACTCGCTGCTGGTGGTGCTGGACATGGACGAGGGAACGCTGAGCTTCGTGGTGGACGGACAGTACTTGGGGGTGGCCTTCCGGGGACTCAAGGGCAAGAAGCTCCACCCCATCGTCAGCGCCGTCTGGGGACACTGCGAGATTTCCATCAGCTACATCAACGGCCTTGATC